A window of the Leptospira bandrabouensis genome harbors these coding sequences:
- a CDS encoding diphthine--ammonia ligase → METVKNITYMNWSTGKDSALALYHTLNHSNYSVGKLLTSINSHFDRVSMHGIRRELLDRQIQQISIPNETIELPQNPSMSDYDKIMQDTVVSLQSEGYTHSVFGDIFLEDLKKYREDKLAEVGITAFFPLWKRNTKELIKEFLSLGFKAIVVTVDASVLDESFLGREIDNQFLNDLPKTVDPCGENGEFHTFCFAGPIFKNLVEFKLGETVFRNYQSSNNDGDKNICEINAKGFWYLDLLPS, encoded by the coding sequence ATGGAAACTGTGAAAAATATAACCTATATGAATTGGAGTACAGGAAAAGATTCTGCCCTTGCACTTTATCATACTTTAAATCATTCAAACTATTCTGTTGGGAAACTACTTACATCGATAAATTCACATTTTGATCGAGTTTCGATGCATGGCATAAGACGAGAGTTGTTAGATCGCCAAATTCAGCAAATTTCCATTCCAAATGAAACGATCGAACTGCCTCAAAATCCTAGTATGAGTGATTATGATAAAATTATGCAAGATACGGTTGTAAGTTTGCAATCGGAAGGTTATACACATTCCGTATTTGGAGATATTTTTTTGGAAGATTTGAAAAAATACAGAGAAGATAAATTGGCCGAAGTTGGAATAACCGCATTTTTTCCTTTATGGAAAAGAAATACTAAGGAGTTAATTAAAGAATTTTTATCTTTAGGATTTAAAGCGATTGTCGTTACTGTTGATGCCTCTGTTTTAGATGAATCCTTTCTTGGAAGAGAGATAGATAATCAATTTCTAAATGATTTACCGAAGACAGTTGATCCGTGCGGTGAAAACGGTGAATTTCATACGTTTTGTTTTGCAGGACCTATTTTTAAAAATTTAGTGGAGTTTAAACTTGGTGAAACTGTATTTCGCAATTACCAGAGTTCTAATAATGATGGAGATAAAAATATTTGTGAAATCAATGCAAAAGGATTTTGGTATTTAGACTTATTGCCAAGTTAA
- a CDS encoding adenylate/guanylate cyclase domain-containing protein: MKKSIVDEILISREMKNEKTVAIVRFVIFSIASLLDYLSYFQLINYTIVTPTFITLLLDTVILVFAGSVLLFLNNFPYKPYLKFFTITLDYLIIGLMLYFDPTVQRGNGVINFIAMISAIFVYQFNLLRHSKIGTIYGAFLSFVFLFVVSIGLGEGYPIDFIPMIIGLGMILAIGYVTTVSNIEMVKEANAKQMMERYLPSQLVDEFYKNKAQLEPGGENKEVTILFSDIRSFTKFSEQRSAEEVVLFLNEYLSRMTDVIFKFNGTIDKFIGDAIMTIFGAPFKAEDDALRAVKSAVAMNHELEKLNQKMQPQDKLYMGIGIHTGEAIVGNIGSDRRLDYTVIGDNVNLASRIEGLTKHYNCAILISETTYKQIEGKYSIDDGFAIREIDKVIVKGKSKPITVYEVVNLDI, encoded by the coding sequence ATGAAAAAATCAATTGTAGACGAGATATTAATCTCAAGAGAGATGAAAAATGAGAAAACAGTAGCGATCGTTAGATTTGTTATTTTTTCCATCGCATCCCTTTTGGATTATTTATCTTATTTCCAACTGATTAACTATACGATTGTCACACCAACTTTTATCACTCTTTTACTAGACACTGTAATTTTGGTATTTGCTGGATCTGTTCTACTTTTCCTTAACAATTTTCCCTATAAACCGTATTTGAAATTTTTTACGATCACACTAGATTACCTCATCATTGGACTTATGCTTTATTTTGATCCAACAGTTCAGAGAGGCAATGGTGTTATCAATTTTATCGCTATGATTAGTGCTATTTTTGTTTACCAATTCAACTTACTCCGACATTCAAAAATTGGAACGATATATGGTGCATTTTTATCCTTTGTTTTTCTATTTGTAGTCTCCATTGGACTCGGCGAAGGTTATCCTATTGATTTTATTCCTATGATCATTGGACTTGGGATGATACTTGCCATCGGCTATGTCACAACCGTTTCGAACATTGAAATGGTAAAAGAGGCAAATGCAAAACAGATGATGGAAAGGTATCTTCCCTCACAACTAGTGGATGAATTTTACAAAAACAAAGCACAACTGGAACCTGGCGGAGAAAACAAAGAGGTAACGATTCTATTTTCCGATATCAGATCTTTTACAAAATTTTCAGAACAAAGGTCCGCAGAGGAAGTGGTTCTGTTTTTAAATGAATATTTGTCTCGCATGACTGACGTTATATTTAAATTTAATGGTACTATTGATAAGTTTATTGGTGACGCTATCATGACCATATTTGGTGCTCCATTCAAAGCGGAGGATGATGCGCTCCGTGCCGTTAAATCCGCTGTTGCTATGAATCATGAATTAGAAAAGTTAAACCAAAAAATGCAGCCACAAGACAAATTATATATGGGAATTGGAATCCATACAGGTGAAGCCATTGTGGGTAATATTGGCTCAGACCGAAGATTAGATTATACAGTCATTGGTGACAATGTTAACTTAGCGTCTAGGATTGAAGGATTAACAAAACATTACAATTGCGCCATTTTAATTTCAGAGACAACTTACAAACAAATAGAAGGCAAATATTCAATTGATGATGGCTTTGCAATTCGAGAGATTGATAAGGTCATTGTCAAAGGGAAATCAAAACCGATCACCGTATATGAAGTTGTTAACTTAGATATTTAG
- a CDS encoding cell envelope integrity protein TolA, which produces MKKLIPFLFPIFLFLNLSLRSETIQLKSGEKWEGSILAQDKDSVTIKLADGNRKVLSKSVIQKISFGKKSESTSLKKEPQVSEDQKKIQEEKLLAEKQKQEDEIRKAKEEQQKKREEQLSYAKRHYLEAALGAGSGESQAELRPFFQTIQYAGLIFGSGGQAELQSNPYKSKNHNGTARLFYAWDRFTLEIRGTEAKGNFDVSGLQTLSYGSGNNSSNSITTNTLLGNSETKFQKVSSRIGFTPYPHPVFDFQIVGGVERIWTKTTQKVDSVGEITATGMNPNRTSFRETSHPLKGYSIGIGYEWKFLERFTLQGQILHLDMQGPSSLRSNEFRMDGSPFRYSQNGLDYQWKSTGTEVNVKFSTKIKGDFSLFIEASNMTLNNKLKSGYITENEGEGNSDPSQILLKSYGPQILIPIFYDSKTILSYVQVGANYRFNF; this is translated from the coding sequence ATGAAAAAATTGATTCCCTTCTTGTTTCCAATATTTCTTTTTTTGAATTTATCTCTACGTAGTGAAACGATTCAACTGAAGTCGGGAGAAAAATGGGAAGGTTCCATCTTAGCCCAAGACAAAGATTCTGTGACGATCAAACTGGCAGACGGTAACAGAAAAGTTCTTTCAAAGTCGGTGATTCAAAAAATTTCCTTTGGAAAAAAGTCAGAATCTACTTCTCTTAAAAAAGAACCTCAGGTTTCGGAAGATCAAAAGAAAATCCAAGAAGAAAAATTACTCGCAGAAAAACAAAAACAGGAAGACGAAATTCGCAAAGCCAAAGAAGAACAACAGAAAAAAAGAGAGGAGCAACTTTCCTATGCGAAACGCCATTATCTAGAAGCTGCATTGGGAGCGGGAAGTGGTGAGAGCCAAGCAGAACTTCGTCCTTTCTTTCAAACCATTCAGTATGCGGGACTTATTTTCGGGAGTGGTGGCCAAGCTGAGTTACAATCCAATCCATACAAAAGTAAAAACCACAATGGAACAGCACGTTTATTTTACGCTTGGGACCGGTTCACCTTGGAGATTCGAGGTACGGAAGCAAAAGGAAATTTTGATGTAAGTGGTCTCCAGACTCTTTCATACGGGAGTGGGAATAACTCTTCCAATTCTATTACTACCAATACACTTTTGGGAAACAGCGAAACAAAGTTTCAAAAAGTTTCTTCTAGGATTGGTTTTACTCCTTATCCACATCCGGTTTTCGATTTTCAAATTGTAGGTGGAGTGGAAAGAATTTGGACCAAGACCACTCAAAAAGTTGATAGTGTTGGAGAGATTACCGCTACTGGAATGAATCCAAACCGAACAAGTTTTCGGGAAACAAGTCATCCTTTAAAAGGTTATAGCATTGGGATTGGATACGAATGGAAATTCTTGGAAAGGTTCACCTTACAGGGACAGATTTTGCATTTAGATATGCAAGGCCCATCTTCACTTCGAAGTAATGAGTTTCGTATGGACGGATCACCTTTTCGTTACAGTCAAAATGGTCTAGACTACCAATGGAAATCAACTGGGACAGAAGTGAATGTAAAATTCTCTACAAAGATCAAAGGTGATTTCAGTTTATTCATAGAAGCAAGTAACATGACTCTTAATAACAAATTAAAGTCAGGTTATATTACTGAAAATGAAGGTGAAGGAAATTCGGATCCATCCCAAATCTTACTTAAAAGCTATGGGCCACAAATATTAATTCCGATTTTTTATGATTCAAAGACGATACTGAGTTATGTTCAAGTTGGTGCAAATTATCGTTTTAATTTTTAA